The Nomia melanderi isolate GNS246 chromosome 7, iyNomMela1, whole genome shotgun sequence genome includes a window with the following:
- the LOC116424130 gene encoding uncharacterized protein LOC116424130 isoform X1, whose protein sequence is MQQPQSRPLLGDSVSSTTSPTARRNNPVAVLTHQQLQQLQQLQAQNSSGQSLTFALQQTSNNPQDQGNGSTTGNHIVYVNQLNHLNQGTINPSGTGMGLPPATPTFGVGLNMGLPLSLLNTSLTSLTSNVITTSNPLLNLGLPSINTGLPTINPSLNHLNAINSNLTSNIGSNSISNGLSGLGQDLNNINPGINRLNTLNSTSINSGLSNVNTGITNVNPNLTNLNSNVNQNLTSLSTNFTSPSSGVSGLTAINPNINANLTTTSINSGVNQGLNRPVNALTTGLTQTSLNSNSTQFPFQTIQSIQSIAPHIVGSNIAHVPSSAISQHQNSNVSTISQISNAGTLTSSSIFTSTSSEPIHSTTANVNHASNVNLTTNIPHIGTMHSNISNVSTSNVQHISASNEPNMSLSHTSSLSSSQSTGFQPQRQYSQGINPGLSSSVTLTGSSQPSNVVSTINTVKSMQNIQSQNISSPSSPFSMPLKSPASNIAPPTPSPSPNRLLLRSPASNSIQSNRNSPSPVGTSTSNNNFNIQMQSPMQSPMSVSQIQSPVLSPYPPAKSPHLLSGNNSLNNRSPAPGGSPGPPVVRPNTPILQQGMQVLQIIHGTPQGYQSTPTQLVTRTHLFGNQQIQIATTKPAKQPPQILPKPPNQQTAGSQQKQQRVTTTITNQVTQQTQPQLVLAGPQPNPTTATMIPTAQGLLLNQVLPSTGPVIVQQQPGGVQLILRTPASAQQQTHTAQLTQQQLVRVVTAQGMQLQGITPTFFAVPNGFPPAASPVIRHTPSSPAPSANSGTGNSIVIQNAMVQSPQPQISQVGSGTNTASTPCTQTVVEQTLLPPPKKKAKKKKKAKRKDDEPPKLDLASIMKISGIGDDDDIFDTDLTTESDVSCQVQVEPSSGQNLGQLPSQVTISTSSAQNLIQVPAPNTTNTQTSVSQTLNSQLVAQLQMPVQNTIQGQLRFALGEDGRVVLHRTPEPNQPEMDQATAQALIRSLTQSGGQNSPIISHLLGQAQTTTQTTQSTVLQRQKFVKSPLSSSVTTVTTTVSPTGPQSVTCATSPQHVQVCSKPSNQQKNVNVPQESNPVLNVCVQSNLGPLQALDIQASKNITVQNLIPASKTTPSPNSSLVQPNSNVLTTSDVLTPKQSCTTFSVQGSRLTNTNQATANQQNSNVSTQKSSQVRLTNACVTTNVRQNLNKISQSGAHVPKSLPNNLIVQNEHSIAKNNQNLQQGNQQDAITLQQETPIFQHNQHQQITAQTVQTQNVQHVFEQNLQSSGSNVQHNSVNMMQQQSSCNTMQHDTMNVLQHSSIQQNTINVLQQNAGGNVQNIEQNLQSGISDISHAQQNVITSMQQQNTSAILHNTSVQQNVNVQQQKVVAQANTFSSVNAQHFETQNAANSMQQGLSTPQNSQHQNIVITNAPAPSNTIQQNESQKVETQSTTMLNSAANNILNNAPKITPEILNALSNLNPNDQLLIANANGQMQVISQQLLQQFLAGQLNATNQVQNQNQTQKIVIGEPDANSQNLQGVQINTPTSQIIVNSSGGAPTIQNNIQNIVVQAAPSQIPQHIQIQNSGFPSQFIDNLNQQQIRNIGQTNQPKKAKIVKRTKTVVTTQNTGNVQVTKTITVSRPTMISTNTTNLQKVDNSNKTNAVVSQSTNPIKNEPTQIVTNGPVLPPSPGSHLSVPSNGQMVQRVQTIQLPAQKQQLLKNIQSQIQAILARKSGTQPDQTVLTKLYQEQAKILASGKIVSTTTHSISSGSEAGFNVNAVSTLTSGITPQNSYKNQTSAVQTQTHTSTAVVTSQNLNPSIPTTVQSNTSNTYMNNLTVSQTVQGQQCIQNNQNVHQAHTKQHKNYQNHGNQILSPSSANMQIFSPPITSVATVQGNAQQLAPVQTQQTGMQQSTQCQTDPLDIKPTIQISSPVKQELSSPIQVQVQSGSPAGQVASPRMIGKGPQRIQSPVNTNNNSSKQIVSPNSNTSPLVSPRQGVKRPASSPICRQINRSDLLEQQLKIDQNGAINPDVNTPFLSKRDACKRLVRYHCLNEQVLSPKDLAKADEIFEETAKHLLTKFNSMMNKYTYLLLMESMREVRTSELMMIDRTFVAEEQSILNRLREQEAKVNEEFKKEEKPLVPKVEPGLTEEDKLSPPLTNVSVKRELEDDFPSDEMECKPVIKSASCTSGDYDEWVEIQKELGVYPSTTDSFKCKNSNNSSNNSACAVAVTKSSKTERTRANGECRANVPSASVSGVQNTVVKDSCEQDNTPIFERRWSSATDLERDLLEDADSLDGLVLHSQTQCPGSLHITNESGNGNEHDDITAQVQSAIDSILNLKKRPTNTLPGSSGNSASQSSESKDTVLDQAVRSILGS, encoded by the exons ATGCAGCAGCCTCAGTCACGCCCTCTTCTCGGGGACTCAGTATCCTCTACAACTTCCCCGACTGCTCGGCGTAACAATCCTGTTGCTGTTTTAACGCATCAACAA ttgCAACAGTTGCAACAATTGCAGGCCCAGAATTCGAGTGGTCAGTCTCTAACATTTGCTTTGCAACAAACATCAAATAAT CCTCAAGACCAAGGAAATGGATCAACGACTGGAAATCACATAGTATATGTAAACCAACTAAATCATTTAAATCAGGGTACCATAAATCCCTCGGGGACTGGTATGGGCCTACCCCCGGCCACCCCCACTTTTGGGGTGGGCCTTAATATGGGATTGCCACTATCACTTCTAAATACCAGCCTTACATCCCTCACATCTAATGTTATCACTACGTCAAATCCTCTGCTCAATTTGGGCCTGCCAAGCATAAATACAGGACTACCTACGATAAATCCTAGCCTGAATCACTTGAATGCTATAAACTCCAATTTAACTTCGAATATTGGTTCAAACAGTATTAGTAATGGTCTATCTGGTTTGGGAcaagatttaaataatataaatcctGGAATTAATAGACTCAATACGTTAAATTCAACGAGTATAAATTCTGGATTGTCGAATGTTAATACTGGGATTACTAATGTGAAtccaaatttaacaaatttaaattcaaatgtaaaCCAGAATCTTACCAGTTTAAGCACAAACTTTACTTCCCCAAGTTCTGGTGTATCTGGTTTAACTGCTATTAATCCAAACATAAATGCGAATTTGACAACTACCAGTATAAATTCTGGTGTAAATCAAGGTCTTAATCGACCTGTTAATGCTTTAACAACTGGATTGACTCAAACTAGTCTGAATTCCAACAGTACGCAATTTCCATTCCAAACCATACAAAGTATACAAAGTATTGCACCACACATTGTTGGATCGAATATTGCACATGTACCAAGTTCTGCCATATCGCAACACCAAAATTCAAACGTTTCTACAATTTCACAAATATCAAATGCTGGTACTTTAACAAGTTCCAGTATATTTACAAGCACTTCCAGCGAACCGATTCATTCGACCACAGCAAATGTGAATCACGCTTCAAATGTGAACCTCACTActaatattccacatattggtACAATGCACTCAAATATATCTAATGTATCAACGTCTAAtgtgcagcatatatctgcatCAAACGAGCCGAATATGTCACTGAGTCATACATCTTCCTTAAGTTCCTCTCAATCAACTGGATTTCAACCTCAGCGACAGTATTCACAGGGAATTAACCCTGGGTTAAGTTCTTCAGTAACATTAACGGGCTCGTCTCAGCCATCAAATGTGGTCAGTACAATAAATACTGTAAAATCTATGCAAAACATTCAAAGTCAAAATATTAGTTCTCCGAGTAGTCCATTTTCAATGCCATTGAAAAGCCCGGCGTCTAATATTGCGCCACCCACGCCAAGTCCTAGTCCTAACAGGCTATTACTTAGAAGTCCAGCTTCAAATTCGATACAATCGAACAGAAATAGTCCGAGTCCTGTTGGGACGTCaacttcaaataataatttcaatatacaaATGCAAAGTCCAATGCAGAGTCCGATGAGTGTTAGTCAAATTCAAAGTCCTGTACTTAGTCCATATCCTCCTGCTAAAAGTCCTCATCTATTAAGTGGAAATAACTCTCTAAACAACAGAAGTCCAGCACCTGGTGGCAGTCCTGGTCCACCTGTG GTTAGACCTAATACACCTATATTGCAACAAGGTATGCAAGTGTTGCAAATAATTCATGGTACGCCACAGGGGTATCAGTCAACCCCAACACAGCTAGTAACTAGAACGCATCTTTTTGGAAACCAACAAATTCAAATAGCAACAACTAAACCTGCCAAGCAACCCCCACAAATTTTACCAAAACCACCTAATCAGCAAACAGCTGGATCACAACAAAAACAACAACGTGTTACTACTACGATTACAAAccaa GTTACTCAACAAACTCAACCGCAGTTAGTTCTTGCTGGACCTCAACCAAATCCTACTACTGCTACAATGATACCAACAGCGCAAGGCCTTTTATTAAATCAG GTTTTGCCGTCAACTGGACCCGTTATTGTACAACAGCAACCAGGTGGTGTTCAACTTATACTAAGAACGCCAGCAAGTGCCCAACAACAAACACATACTGCACAG CTAACGCAACAGCAGTTGGTAAGAGTTGTCACAGCTCAGGGAATGCAACTGCAAGGTATTACTCCGACGTTTTTCGCTGTACCTAATGGATTTCCTCCAGCTGCTTCTCCAGTGATTAGACATACACCGTCTAGTCCTGCACCTT ctGCAAATTCTGGAACTGGTAACTCTATTGTGATTCAAAATGCAATGGTACAAAGTCCTCAACCACAGATTTCACAAGTTGGTTCGGGTACTAATACTGCTAGTACCCCTTGCACTCAAACTGTTGTTGAACAGACTCTATTACCACCACCGAAGAAGAaagcgaaaaaaaagaagaaagcaaAACGGAAAGATGACGAACCACCGAAATTAGATCTTGctagtataatgaaaatatcagGAATAGGAGATGACGATGATATTTTTGATACTGATCTTACAACTGAATCTGATGTTTCTTGTCAAGTTCAAGTTGAACCAAGTTCAGGACAAAATCTAGGACAACTTCCATCTCAAGTGACTATATCTACTAGTTCTGCTCAGAATCTAATACAAGTACCTGCACCGAATACAACGAATACCCAAACTTCTGTGTCCCAGACACTTAATAGTCAACTTGTTGCGCAACTTCAGATGCCTGTACAGAACACGATACAGGGCCAATTACGATTTGCTCTTGGAGAAGATGGAAGAGTTGTTTTACATCGAACTCCAGAACCAAATCAACCAGAAATGGATCAGGCTACTGCTCAAGCATTGATACGATCGTTAACTCAAAGCGGTGGACAAAATTCACCGATCATATCGCATCTTCTTGGACAAGCGCAAACCACGACGCAAACAACACAAAGTACGGTATTACAAAGACAGAAATTCGTCAAGTCACCTCTATCATCCAGCGTTACTACAGTTACTACAACTGTAAGTCCTACAGGCCCTCAAAGTGTTACTTGTGCTACTAGTCCACAACATGTACAAGTATGCTCAAAACCAAGTAATCAGCAGAAAAATGTGAATGTTCCTCAAGAATCTAATCCTGTGTTAAACGTTTGTGTCCAAAGTAATCTTGGACCTTTACAAGCATTGGATATACAAGCATCAAAAAATATTACCGTACAAAATCTTATACCAGCATCAAAAACTACTCCATCGCCTAACTCTAGCCTCGTACAACCCAACAGCAATGTTCTAACGACTTCTGATGTTTTAACACCAAAACAGTCGTGTACCACATTTAGTGTGCAAGGTTCTCGATTGACTAATACGAACCAAGCAACTGCTAATCAACAAAATTCTAATGTTTCTACACAAAAGTCTAGTCAAGTGCGGCTTACAAATGCTTGTGTAACTACTAATGTGCgacaaaatttaaacaaaatatcacAAAGTGGTGCACACGTTCCAAAATCATtaccaaataatttaattgtacaaaaTGAACACAGCATTGCGAAAAATAACCAGAATCTTCAACAAGGTAATCAACAGGATGCTATAACATTGCAACAGGAAACACCAATATTTCAGCACAATCAACATCAGCAGATAACAGCGCAGACTGTGCAAACACAAAACGTTCAACATGTTTTCGAGCAAAATCTTCAATCTTCTGGATCGAATGTTCAACACAATTCTGTGAATATGATGCAGCAACAAAGTTCTTGTAATACTATGCAGCACGATACTATGAATGTGTTACAACATTCTAGTATTCAACAAAATACGATCAATGTGTTACAGCAAAATGCAGGTGgtaatgtacaaaatattgagCAAAATTTACAATCTGGTATTAGCGACATATCTCATGCACAACAGAATGTGATTACCAGTATGCAACAACAAAATACTTCTGCTATTTTGCACAATACAAGTGTGCAACAGAATGTAAATGTACAACAGCAGAAAGTTGTTGCACAAGCGAATACGTTTTCTTCTGTTAATGCGCAACACTTTGAAACTCAAAATGCAGCAAACTCCATGCAGCAAGGACTAAGTACACCACAAAATAGTCAACatcaaaatattgttataacAAATGCCCCTGCTCCTTCTAATACCATTCAACAAAATGAATCTCAAAAAGTAGAAACTCAAAGTACAACAATGCTTAATTCAGCAGCGaacaatatattaaacaatgctCCAAAAATTACACCTGAAATTTTAAACGCATTGAGTAATTTGAATCCTaacgatcaattattaattgcaaatgCAAATGGACAGATGCAAGTGATAAGTCAACAACTATTACAGCAATTTTTAGCGGGACAATTAAACGCAACCAATCAGGTACAAAATCAAAACCAAACTCAAAAAATAGTGATCGGTGAACCAGATGCGAACAGTCAAAATTTACAAGGTGTGCAAATCAATACACCAACAAGTCAAATCATTGTAAATAGTTCTGGTGGAGCTCCtactattcaaaataatatacaaaatatagtaGTACAAGCTGCACCTTCTCAAATACCACAACATATACAGATCCAAAATTCTGGTTTTCCAAGTCAATTTATTGACAATCTAAATCAACAACAAATAAGGAACATAGGTCAAACGAATCAACCAAAGAAGGCAAAAATTGTTAAAAGGACAAAAACTGTTGTTACTACTCAGAATACAGGAAATGTCCAG GTGACAAAAACTATTACGGTTTCCCGGCCAACAATGATATCAACGAATACAACAAATCTACAGAAGGttgataattctaataaaacaaatgctGTGGTATCTCAAAGTACAAATCCAATTAAGAATGAACCTACTCAAATTGTCACAAATGGTCCTGTACTTCCACCTTCTCCTGGAAGTCATTTATCAGTTCCCTCAAATGGTCAAATGGTTCAAAGAGTGCAGACCATTCAACTTCCTGCTCAAAAacagcaattattaaaaaatatacaatctcAAATACAAGCTATATTAGCTCGTAAATCAGGTACACAACCGGATCAAACCGTTTTGACAAAATTATATCAGGAACAGGCGAAAATTCTAGCAAGTGGGAAAATTGTTAGTACTACAACACATTCCATTAGCAGT GGTTCAGAAGCAGGTTTCAATGTAAATGCAGTCTCAACGCTAACATCTGGTATAACTCCTCAAAATTCTTACAAAAATCAAACATCAGCGGTACAAACTCAAACACACACATCTACCGCTGTTGTAACTTCACAAAATTTAAATCCTAGTATACCAACAACTGTGCaaagtaatacaagtaatactTACATGAATAATCTCACG GTATCACAAACTGTGCAAGGACAACAGTGTATACAAAATAATCAGAATGTGCATCAAGCGCACACAAAACAGCACAAAAATTATCAGAATCACGGGAACCAGATATTAAGTCCGTCCTCTGCCAATATGCAAATTTTCTCACCACCAATAACCTCAGTGGCTACGGTGCAGGGCAACGCACAACAGTTAGCTCCAGTCCAAACACAACAGACGGGGATGCAACAATCGACACAATGTCAAACTGACCCACTAGATATTAAACCAACCATACAAATATCAAGTCCTGTTAAACAAGAATTATCTTCACCTATTCAAGTACAAGTTCAAAGTGGCTCTCCTGCAGGACAGGTAGCCTCACCTAGAATGATTGGCAAGGGACCACAAAGGATTCAAAGCCCAGTGAACACTAATAACAATTCAAGTAAACAGATTGTCAGTCCTAACAGTAACACAAGTCCTTTAGTAAGTCCGAGACAAGGTGTAAAAAGACCTGCGTCTAGCCCAATTTGCAGACAAATTAATCGTAGTGATTT attAGAGCAACAGTTAAAAATTGATCAAAATGGAGCGATAAATCCGGATGTGAATACACCATTTTTAAGCAAACGAGATGCTTGTAAACGACTTGTAAGGTATCATTGTTTAAACGAACAAGTACTTAGTCCGAAAGATTTGGCGAAAGCTGATGAGATATTTGAAGAAACTGCGAAACATCTATTAACAAAATTCAACTCTATGATGAACAAGTACACATACCTTCTTTTAATGGAAAGCATG CGGGAAGTGCGAACATCAGAGCTAATGATGATTGATAGAACTTTCGTTGCTGAAGAGCAGAGTATATTAAATAGGTTACGAGAACAAGAGGCTAAAGTTAATG aagaatttaaaaaggaagaaaagccATTGGTGCCAAAGGTTGAACCTGGTCTTACAGAAGAAGACAAACTATCCCCACCATTAACTAATGTATCTGTGAAACGTGAATTGGAAGATGACTTTCCGAGCGATGAAATGGAATGTAAACCAGTGATTAAATCAGCGAGTTGTACTAGTGGTGATTATGACGAGTGGGTAGAAATTCAAAAGGAACTTGGTGTATATCCATCTACCACGGACTCGTTCAAAtgtaaaaatagtaataatagtagtaataatagtgCATGTGCTGTGGCTGTAACAAAATCGTCAAAAACTGAAAGAACACGAGCGAACGGTGAATGTCGTGCGAATGTACCAAGTGCGAGTGTTTCTGGAGTTCAAAACACAGTTGTAAAGGACAGTTGTGAGCAAGATAACACTCCAATCTTCGAAAGACGTTGGAGTAGCGCCACAGACCTTGAACGAGATCTGTTAGAAGATGCTGACAGTTTAGATGGACTGGTTTTACATTCTCAAACGCAATGTCCAGGCTCTCTTCACATAACTAATGAAAGTGGAAATGGTAATGAACACGATGATATTACCGCACAGGTACAATCTGCTATCGATAGCATTCTTAATCTTAAAAAACGTCCTACAAATACATTACCTGGCAGTAGTGGTAACAGTGCATCACAGTCCAGTGAATCAAAGGACACAGTGCTTGACCAAGCAGTCCGCAGCATTTTAGGCTCGTGA